One stretch of Burkholderia pyrrocinia DNA includes these proteins:
- a CDS encoding phospholipase D-like domain-containing protein has translation MTVSVRSYLSPTLVLLAFDWADAQSRNDFLGFAIRRTPGFWSADGKTRAPDSWLPNRLTFDGPAADTQGDAPTDQAPIQKFMWWDARIDPQDRGASFRYDVYPVVGTPDNLQVLDAQVGVCDVVLPAHIEDGIGTWFNRAVVSSQAFAKQVAALGLAPHAAPSDAQALKLRTWLANDMEQVFAEMLDPASRAASAVYHLTDTLWALPAFEAFGRKHGDASLAIVYDAHTTARKGQPPLPSPNQPAVDALQGLATLAPRDRTHIMHDKFIVTDAPSNPAPARVLTGSANFTTEGLTEQANVLHAFDSPALAALYNDRAHALAGNPSIAETARLSPGWSVPMTIGSAQVRLAFSPEPAGQRTEIDTIVAAIAAAKHSVSFCLFMPTDAALRDACFAAGDRGLMMFGLVNKINIGSATKADAAQQAGQPLDAATLANLELYHRSRNNHDVIDAEYFSPATVPQGFEPELRQFPGEPAPAYPPVVIHHKFIVIDAEGANPVVYTGSANMSRNSEQYNDENLLEIRDERIAAIYLAEFLRLYEHYRARALAIGAKQHGAGTGTHARLALAPDSSWAKKYYVAGSPEEKARIALASTASTD, from the coding sequence ATGACCGTCAGCGTGCGCAGCTATCTTTCCCCCACTCTCGTCCTGCTGGCCTTCGACTGGGCCGATGCGCAGTCGCGCAACGATTTCCTCGGCTTCGCGATCCGGCGCACGCCGGGCTTCTGGTCGGCCGACGGCAAGACGCGCGCGCCGGACAGCTGGCTGCCGAACCGGCTGACGTTCGACGGCCCGGCCGCCGACACGCAGGGCGACGCGCCGACCGACCAGGCGCCGATCCAGAAATTCATGTGGTGGGACGCGCGCATCGATCCGCAGGACCGCGGCGCGTCGTTCCGCTACGACGTGTATCCGGTCGTCGGCACGCCCGACAATCTGCAGGTGCTCGACGCGCAGGTCGGCGTGTGCGACGTCGTGTTGCCCGCGCATATCGAGGACGGCATCGGCACGTGGTTCAACCGCGCGGTGGTGAGCTCGCAGGCGTTCGCGAAGCAGGTCGCGGCGCTGGGGCTCGCGCCGCATGCGGCACCGAGCGATGCGCAGGCGCTGAAGCTGCGCACGTGGCTCGCGAACGACATGGAGCAGGTGTTCGCGGAGATGCTCGACCCCGCGTCGCGCGCGGCGTCGGCGGTCTATCACCTGACCGACACGCTGTGGGCGCTGCCCGCGTTCGAAGCATTCGGGCGCAAGCACGGCGACGCGTCGCTCGCGATCGTCTACGACGCGCACACGACGGCGCGCAAGGGCCAGCCGCCGCTGCCGTCGCCGAACCAGCCGGCGGTCGACGCGCTGCAAGGGCTTGCGACGCTCGCGCCGCGCGACAGGACGCACATCATGCACGACAAGTTCATCGTGACCGATGCGCCGTCGAACCCGGCGCCCGCACGCGTGCTGACCGGTTCCGCGAACTTCACGACCGAGGGGCTGACGGAGCAGGCCAACGTGCTGCATGCATTCGACTCGCCCGCGCTCGCCGCGCTGTACAACGATCGCGCGCATGCGCTGGCCGGCAATCCGTCGATCGCGGAGACGGCGCGGCTGTCGCCGGGCTGGTCGGTGCCGATGACGATCGGCAGCGCACAGGTGCGGCTGGCGTTCTCGCCCGAACCGGCGGGGCAGCGCACCGAGATCGACACGATCGTCGCCGCGATCGCGGCCGCGAAGCATTCGGTGTCGTTCTGCCTGTTCATGCCGACCGACGCGGCCTTGCGCGACGCGTGCTTCGCGGCCGGCGACCGCGGGCTGATGATGTTCGGGCTGGTGAACAAGATCAACATCGGCAGCGCGACGAAGGCCGATGCCGCGCAGCAGGCCGGCCAGCCGCTCGATGCGGCGACGCTCGCGAACCTCGAGCTGTATCACCGCAGCCGCAACAACCACGACGTGATCGATGCCGAGTACTTCTCGCCGGCGACGGTGCCGCAGGGCTTCGAGCCGGAATTGCGGCAGTTTCCGGGCGAGCCGGCGCCGGCCTATCCGCCCGTCGTGATCCATCACAAGTTCATCGTGATCGATGCGGAAGGCGCGAATCCGGTCGTGTATACGGGCTCGGCGAACATGAGCCGCAATTCCGAGCAGTACAACGACGAGAACCTGCTCGAGATTCGCGACGAGCGGATCGCGGCGATCTATCTGGCGGAATTCCTGCGGCTCTACGAGCACTATCGCGCCCGTGCGCTGGCGATCGGTGCGAAGCAGCACGGCGCCGGCACGGGCACGCATGCGCGGCTCGCGCTCGCGCCCGATTCGAGCTGGGCGAAGAAGTATTACGTGGCGGGAAGCCCGGAAGAGAAGGCGCGG